One window from the genome of Toxotes jaculatrix isolate fToxJac2 chromosome 17, fToxJac2.pri, whole genome shotgun sequence encodes:
- the cdca4 gene encoding cell division cycle-associated protein 4: protein MFPKGTKRKFSDAGEEPVSSGDQGQVASSAVARTLSSSYSLQRQSLLDMSLIKLQLCHMLVEPNLCRSVLIANTVRQIQEEMTQDGTWQIMTQALAAAQCPADRLVATEVLCRQTDAAAQAGQSPKPFSVVGLEEGYHSEEVVMEGDVETEVTMSTLSPVSPQLSSASYLAGPFGMGPCWEEEEEDGECEEDEEEDSEECVSEGEEGDRDHLSADSRTGEQVFGTFEIKHPAPPPDPALEELFSDVDPSYYDLDTVLTGMQSAPKMGPYDLLESLSSHGPTTLSSSSSCRSDLNELDHIMEIIVGS, encoded by the coding sequence ATGTTCCCGAAGGGCACTAAGCGCAAGTTCTCAGATGCCGGGGAGGAGCCGGTCTCCAGCGGCGACCAGGGCCAGGTGGCATCATCTGCAGTGGCTCGGACGCTGTCGTCCTCTTACAGCCTGCAGCGGCAGTCGCTGCTTGACATGTCGCTGATcaagctgcagctctgccacATGCTGGTAGAGCCCAACCTGTGCCGCTCAGTGCTCATTGCTAACACGGTGCGGCAGATCCAGGAGGAGATGACCCAGGACGGCACCTGGCAGATAATGACCCAGGCCCTGGCAGCTGCCCAGTGTCCCGCCGACCGCCTGGTAGCCACCGAGGTGCTGTGCCGGCAGACGGACGCAGCTGCTCAGGCTGGGCAGAGCCCCAAACCATTCTCAGTGGTTGGTCTGGAGGAAGGCTACCACTCTGaggaggtggtgatggaggGGGACGTGGAGACAGAGGTCACCATGTCCACCTTGTCGCCCGTCTCCCCCCAGCTGTCCTCTGCCTCTTACCTGGCAGGACCCTTCGGAATGGGGCCCTgctgggaggaggaagaggaagatggtGAGTgcgaggaggatgaagaggaggacagcGAGGAGTGCGTGtcggagggagaggagggagaccgGGACCACCTGAGCGCAGACTCCAGAACGGGGGAACAGGTTTTTGGGACCTTTGAAATCAAGCACCCAGCGCCACCCCCTGACCCCGCGCTCGAGGAACTGTTTTCAGACGTGGACCCGTCCTACTATGACCTCGATACGGTGCTGACAGGCATGCAGAGCGCCCCCAAGATGGGGCCTTACGATCTGCTGGAGAGCCTTTCCTCTCATGGGCCGACGACCctgagctccagctccagctgcaggTCAGACCTGAACGAACTGGACCACATCATGGAGATCATTGTGGGATCCTGA
- the LOC121197422 gene encoding activator of 90 kDa heat shock protein ATPase homolog 1-like, whose product MAKWGEGDPRWIVEERADATNVNNWHWTERDATNWSSDKLKSLLLGLSVENEEGKCEVTEVSKLEGEASINNRKGKLIFFYEWNLKATWTGKSKSGVKYKGTIEVPNLSDENNMEDLDISVSLNKDEPDTPLTNLMKTKGSDKVREALGSYVGFLKTEFTQGMILPTANGVAKLQSTSQSKAKMDKTQISSSGSTAAPVNTGVKIPTCKFSMKEVFLTSPADLYRVFLNQEMVQAFTRAPATVDGEKGGRFRLLDGNVLGEFTELVPDEKIVMKWRYNNWPCEHYSTITMTFLDRSNETELKMECRGVPENDEERTKEGWKKYYFEPIKQTFGYGARLF is encoded by the exons ATGGCGAAGTGGGGAGAAGGGGACCCTCGCTGGATCGTGGAAGAGAGAGCCGATGCGACGAATGTCAACAACTGGCACTG GACTGAACGAGACGCGACAAACTGGTCTTCGGACAAATTAAAATCATTGCTCCTCGGCTTGAGCGTGGAGAATGAAGAGGGGAAGTGTGAGGTGACAGAAGTCAGCAAGTTGGAGGGAGAGGCCTCGATCAACAACCGCAAAGGGaaacttattttcttttatgaatGGAACCTGAAAGCTACTTGGACTG GGAAGTCAAAATCAGGAGTCAAATATAAAGGAACAATTGAAGTTCCAAACCTGTCTGATGAAAACAACATGGAGGATCTTGAT ATTTCTGTATCTCTGAACAAAGATGAACCAGACACGCCGCTCACCAAcctgatgaaaacaaaaggatCTGACAAAGTCCGTGAAGCCCTGGGAAGCTACGTGGGGTTCTTAAAAACAG agTTCACACAGGGAATGATCCTGCCTACAGCCAACGGTGTGGCCAAGCTGCAGTCCACATCACAGTCTAAAGCCAAGATGGATAAAACTCAG ATTTCCTCCTCAGGCAGCACAGCTGCTCCAGTCAACACGGGCGTCAAGATCCCAACCTGTAAATTCAGCATGAAAGAGGTGTTCCTCACTTCACCAGCTGATCTCTACAGGGTCTTCCTCAACCAGGAG ATGGTCCAGGCGTTCACACGTGCTCCAGCCACAGTGGACGGAGAGAAGGGCGGAAGGTTCCGTCTGTTAGATGGAAATGTTTTGGGTGAATTCACAGAGCTG GTACCTGATGAGAAAATAGTTATGAAGTGGAGGTATAACAACTGGCCCTGTG aaCATTACTCCACGATCACCATGACCTTCTTGGACCGGAGCAACGAGACAGAGCTGAAGATGGAGTGTCGGGGCGTCCCGGAAAATGATGAGGAGCGGACGAAAGAGGGCTGGAAGAAATACTACTTTGAACCTATTAAACAGACTTTTGGCTACGGAGCGAGACTCTTCTGA
- the LOC121197426 gene encoding dr1-associated corepressor isoform X2, producing the protein MPGQKRRYNVRFPPSRIKKIMQKDTEVGRIAMAVPVIISRALEMFLKSLLTKTCLITQSKLNTVMSVAHMKQCIESEKLFHFLKDLAERATSTAAQKDNRGMKPNGLRFLLKNPLMWVKRFREGASTHSTTTRAPVSRSSTSAYD; encoded by the exons ATGCCTGGACAGAAGAGGAGATATAATGTACGGTTCCCTCCT AGTCGCATCAAGAAGATCatgcagaaagacacagaggtgGGGAGGATTGCGATGGCGGTTCCTGTGATCATCT CTCGGGCGTTGGAGATGTTCCTGAAGTCTCTGTTGACCAAAACCTGTCTGATAACTCAGTCAAAGCTCaacactgtcatgtctgtaGCTCACAT GAAGCAGTGCATAGAGTCAGAGAAGCTCTTCCACTTCTTGAAAGACCTGGCAGAGCGAGCGACATCTACGGCAGCCCAGAAGGACAACAGAGGCATGA AACCAAACGGCCTGAGGTTCCTGTTAAAAAACCCTCTGATGTGGGTGAAACGGTTCCGCGAAGGAGCCTCGACTCACTCGACAACGACTCGAGCTCCAGT GAGTCGGAGCTCTACATCTGCTTATGACTGA
- the LOC121197426 gene encoding dr1-associated corepressor isoform X1, translated as MPGQKRRYNVRFPPSRIKKIMQKDTEVGRIAMAVPVIISRALEMFLKSLLTKTCLITQSKLNTVMSVAHMKQCIESEKLFHFLKDLAERATSTAAQKDNRGMSMWPLYRTKRPEVPVKKPSDVGETVPRRSLDSLDNDSSSSESELYICL; from the exons ATGCCTGGACAGAAGAGGAGATATAATGTACGGTTCCCTCCT AGTCGCATCAAGAAGATCatgcagaaagacacagaggtgGGGAGGATTGCGATGGCGGTTCCTGTGATCATCT CTCGGGCGTTGGAGATGTTCCTGAAGTCTCTGTTGACCAAAACCTGTCTGATAACTCAGTCAAAGCTCaacactgtcatgtctgtaGCTCACAT GAAGCAGTGCATAGAGTCAGAGAAGCTCTTCCACTTCTTGAAAGACCTGGCAGAGCGAGCGACATCTACGGCAGCCCAGAAGGACAACAGAGGCATGAGTATGTGGCCATTGTACAG AACCAAACGGCCTGAGGTTCCTGTTAAAAAACCCTCTGATGTGGGTGAAACGGTTCCGCGAAGGAGCCTCGACTCACTCGACAACGACTCGAGCTCCAGT GAGTCGGAGCTCTACATCTGCTTATGA